A single genomic interval of Eurosta solidaginis isolate ZX-2024a chromosome 3, ASM4086904v1, whole genome shotgun sequence harbors:
- the blw gene encoding ATP synthase subunit alpha, mitochondrial: protein MSMISARLASSVARGLPKAATQVACKAAYPAASLAARKLHVASTQRSAEISSILEERILGVAPKADLEETGRVLSIGDGIARVYGLNNIQADEMVEFSSGLKGMALNLEPDNVGVVVFGNDKLIKQGDIVKRTGAIVDVPVGDEILGRVVDALGNAIDGKGPINTKDRFRVGIKAPGIIPRVSVREPMQTGIKAVDSLVPIGRGQRELIIGDRQTGKTALAIDTIINQKRFNDGQDESKKLYCIYVAIGQKRSTVAQIVKRLTDSGAMGYSIIVSATASDAAPLQYLAPYSGCAMGEYFRDKGKHALIIYDDLSKQAVAYRQMSLLLRRPPGREAYPGDVFYLHSRLLERAAKMSPAMGGGSLTALPVIETQAGDVSAYIPTNVISITDGQIFLETELFYKGIRPAINVGLSVSRVGSAAQTKAMKQVAGSMKLELAQYREVAAFAQFGSDLDAATQQLLNRGVRLTELLKQGQYVPMSIEDQVAVIYCGVRGHLDKMDPAKITKFEKEFLQHVKTNEQALLDQIAKDGQISEASDAKLKDIVSKFLSTFQG from the exons ATGTCTATGATTTCTGCACGTTTAGCCTCATCTGTGGCGCGTGGTTTGCCAAAAGCAGCTACACAG GTCGCCTGCAAGGCCGCATACCCAGCTGCTTCATTAGCTGCACGTAAACTTCATGTCGCGTCCACTCAACGCAGTGCTGAGATCTCTTCCATATTGGAGGAACGCATCTTGGGCGTTGCACCTAAAGCGGATTTGGAGGAAACCGGTCGCGTGTTGAGCATTGGTGATGGTATTGCTCGCGTCTATGGTTTAAACAATATTCAAGCCGATGAGATGGTGGAATTTTCTTCCGGCTTAAAGGGTATGGCCTTGAATTTGGAACCCGATAACGTCGGTGTTGTAGTATTTGGTAATGATAAGTTGATCAAGCAAGGTGATATTGTCAAGCGTACCGGCGCTATTGTAGATGTGCCAGTAGGAGATGAAATTCTAGGACGTGTTGTCGATGCTTTGGGTAATGCCATTGATGGTAAGGGACCAATCAACACAAAGGACCGCTTCCGTGTTGGTATTAAGGCCCCTGGTATCATTCCACGTGTATCTGTGCGCGAACCTATGCAGACTGGTATCAAGGCCGTAGATTCCTTGGTACCAATTGGGCGTGGTCAACGTGAATTGATCATCGGTGACAGACAGACTGG TAAAACCGCTTTGGCCATTGACACCATCATCAACCAGAAGCGATTCAACGATGGCCAAGATGAAAGCAAGAAATTGTACTGTATCTACGTTGCTATTGGTCAGAAGAGATCAACTGTCGCTCAGATCGTGAAACGTTTAACCGATTCGGGTGCTATGGGATACTCCATCATTGTATCAGCCACTGCCTCTGATGCTGCACCTCTACAGTATTTGGCTCCCTACTCTGGCTGTGCCATGGGTGAATATTTCCGTGACAAGGGCAAGCACGCTTTAATCATCTATGATGATTTGTCAAAACAGGCTGTTGCCTACCGTCAAATGTCTCTGTTATTGCGTCGTCCACCAGGTCGTGAAGCCTACCCTGGTGATGTGTTTTACTTGCACTCGCGTCTATTGGAGCGTGCTGCTAAGATGTCGCCTGCTATGGGTGGTGGGTCGTTGACCGCCCTGCCCGTCATTGAGACACAGGCTGGTGATGTGTCTGCCTACATTCCAACCAATGTCATATCCATCACTGACGGTCAGATCTTCTTGGAGACCGAGTTGTTCTACAAGGGTATTCGTCCAGCCATTAACGTCGGTTTGTCTGTATCGCGTGTCGGTTCAGCTGCCCAGACAAAGGCTATGAAACAAGTGGCTGGTTCCATGAAATTGGAATTGGCTCAATATCGTGAGGTAGCTGCATTCGCTCAATTCGGTTCTGATTTGGATGCTGCTACTCAACAATTGTTGAATCGTGGTGTACGTTTGACTGAATTGTTAAAACAAGGTCAATATGTGCCCATGTCCATTGAAGATCAG GTTGCTGTCATCTACTGCGGTGTACGCGGTCATTTGGACAAAATGGATCCCGCTAAGATCACCAAGTTCGAAAAAGAATTCTTGCAACACGTTAAGACCAACGAACAAGCACTGCTCGACCAAATTGCGAAAGATGGTCAAATCTCTGAAGCCTCTGACGCCAAATTGAAGGATATTGTCAGCAAATTCTTGTCGACTTTCCAGGGTTAA